The genomic stretch GCCGAGGTCGCCCGGTCGCTGCCCATCGACCTGGAGCGCATCGTCGCGCCCGAGGACATCCTCCAGGAGGTCTTCCTGGAGGCCACGCTGCGCCTTAAGGACTTCGACAACCGCGGCGAGGCGGCCTTCCACGGCTGGCTGCGCACCATCGCGACCCACCGCACCATCAACGCCGTGGCCGCCCAGCACACGCTCAAGCGGGGCGGCGGCGCCGCGCACCTGCCCCTGCTGGACGTGGCGGGCCGGGGCCCGGGCGGCGGCTCGCTCGCGGCGCTGGCCGATCACCAGAGCCTGGTGATGCGCCTCTTGCACTCGATGAAGACCGGGCCGCGGGAGCTGCTCCGCCTGCGTTTTGCCCATGGCCTCTCGCCCGCCCAGATTGCCACGACGATCGGCAAGACGCCCGAAGCGGTGGGCATGGCGACGCTGCGGGCCCTGGAGACGCTCCGCGACAAGCTGCGCTCGAGCGATCGCGGCGCCCGCGACGACGGAAACTCGGCCCCAAACCGTTAGGCCGACCCCGGATCGCTGCTCGGTGGGGTGAGGGAGAAAGTCCTCGCCCTCGGAGGAGCGTTCCATGATCCGAAGTTGCAGCGTCGTGATCGCGTGCGTGCTGGCCTGGCTGGCCGCCCCGTCGATGGCCCAGGAGATCAGCTACCAGGGCGAGCTCCGCGATGGGGGCGTGCCCTACGACGGCACGGCCCGGATGAAGTTCGTGATCGTCGACGACGACACGGGGTTGACGATTTGGTCGAGCGATGGCTCGGTGGCAGCGGGCAACCCGCCGGTCGAGCCCGGCGCGTTCGTCGAAGTGCCCGTCAGCGATGGTCTGTTCAGCGTGATGCTGGGGCTGGACTCGGCGGGCATGGTTCCCATCACCGGCGCCGGAGCGCTCAATCTCAGCCGCTCGTCGCTGCGGATGTGGGTGAGGACGGACGGCGCATTCGAGCAACTGAGCGACCAGATGCTCGCGTCGAGCCCATCGGCGCTCAGCGTGCGGCAGGTGGATCCGGAGGCGACCGGGCGGCTGGCTCGGTGGGATGGCTTCCGCCTGTCGCGCTCGTCCTTGCTCTCGGAGACGGCAACTGGCGTTGGCGTCGGCGTTGCTGAGCCCACAGAACGCCTCGATGTCGACGGACGCGTCCGCTCGCGATCGGGCGGCTTCGTGTTTCCCGATGGCACCGTGCAGACCACGGCGCAGCTCGTTGGGCCCCCCGGTGAGCAGGGCGAACCGGGTC from Phycisphaerales bacterium encodes the following:
- a CDS encoding sigma-70 family RNA polymerase sigma factor, translating into MDFSQRLVAARDGDDDALRALFLGAYPALRAEVARSLPIDLERIVAPEDILQEVFLEATLRLKDFDNRGEAAFHGWLRTIATHRTINAVAAQHTLKRGGGAAHLPLLDVAGRGPGGGSLAALADHQSLVMRLLHSMKTGPRELLRLRFAHGLSPAQIATTIGKTPEAVGMATLRALETLRDKLRSSDRGARDDGNSAPNR